In Cottoperca gobio unplaced genomic scaffold, fCotGob3.1 fCotGob3_30arrow_ctg1, whole genome shotgun sequence, the sequence ACATTGAAGTCTATTAGCTGGAGCTTTTAAAAGAGTCACCTGTCCAGCAGATCATCATCTTTACTCTCCCTACATTAATTTAGatcttattttattgtattgttgtcTTAGGAATGTTTTCTAAAGgcaatattctttttttatatcttcTTAGTTCAATTTCTTCATTGTCCTTTCCCTCAATCTGAGCTGTAACCATGGGGAGCAAAGGTTGAGCATGTTGTACAGGCCAGCTTGTCACAGTGAGTACATATCATGATATATCGCATCCTTGTGATTTACCTTGTGAGCTATTCATGACGAcctaaaactgtgtgtgtgtgatactgcAGTAAAGCTGAATCCTCCGCGACTACCGTATATCAACTATACCACCATTTCCTGGCTCCCCCACGGTACCAAGAATGATAAAATCTCAGGCTACGAGTCCCAACTGCAGTGGAAACAAGAGGATCAGTCAtggagtgtgtgtatatttggtGTCTGTCAGTATTTCAATGCAtaaattaatgtgtgtatttcagaCATGAGTTTAAGGGGGGTTCACACCAGCCTTGTTTAGTCCAGTTGAGCCCTGGAGCATTTACCACCAACCGAACCACCAAAACCTTTTGCTTTTCCTGTTTTGGTGTCTGGTGAACTAGTAGCCTACGCACAAATATAATTGGATGAATTTACTGTTTATCAGACacaaatgagacaataataatgTAGCTAGCGCACATGGTGCCCCTCCCCTCACTCACCACCGCTAGGAGACTAGTTTGGCGGTAGAAGAGCGGTCGGCAGCTCTGTAGTCTCCTAGTGGCGGGGAGGGACCGATGGACCGTTTAGACTCACCGTTTTAGGTCACCTGCTCATTTTCTGTTATTAGTTTAGCATGAAAGCAATGAGCAGTTAGCAAGCTGGCAAGCTAACTAACTGTAACAAATTCATTCACGCACTCTTGTCCCAGCTTGGAAAGCTCATCACATGCACACGTCTGTGACTAATAATGGAACGGCATATTCCACcatgtgacttttgttttacctttgtGAACGCAAACCGGAGAATTGAAACAGTGCGTCATGCTTTGGTTAGATTCAGGAACCGGGCCGTTTGGTGTGAACCCAAGTTCTTGAGATTGAATGCAAAAAATTATCTGTAGGAAATCCAAGCAACACCTGAACAGACATGAAACTTAACATCCACACATTTGTTCCCAGGATGCCTCTGTGCAGAAGAACAGAAAGTTCCTGACATCTATTTGGGACTGCACAGCAGAGCTGGACCCTGATTTGCTGATTCAAGGCGGGAGGTACGAGGCACGCGTTCGAGTGAAGGCGAGTGAAATGTACACCGCGTCAACCTGGAGTGAGTGGAGCCCCACTGCATCATGGGTATCCCCCATAGGAAGAACCAAagcagcaccatcatcaggtaaaGGTTGACTATGAACAAAGGTTTCGTTTGATGTAAATCACTCAAGATTTCAAATGCTATTTTGTGggatctttattttctttcccttttttcatgcaatctttaaaataaaagtaaataaaagcgTGGCTTCCACGTAAGGAAATTCATTTCAGTTTACAGAAATAAAGGTGGTAATAAATCCTGTACTATTTCAgcacaaatacaacatcaaTCTACATACTTCAGATAACGTTCAGACAACAAATTGCTATAGTGTGCTAATTAATTCTTAAACAAAATAGAAATGGTACTTAATCTTCTCACCGTCGGCAGCAGCGCggtgtgtttacttcctgtattTGATCTCGCAGCAAGCGCAGCGCTCCGAGAGACAGTGTCATTGTGTAACACACACGTATAACCCAGATGAGTTcttcacacacacctcttaGCTGACATGATATTCTCTGTCCTGTGTTTCTCAGATCTTGCTTGGCGTGTTTTTGGCTTTGTTGCCGGTGCGACAGCTTTTGCCGTGTTTCTGGTTGTCATGCGCTTTAAGACGGACACAACCACCTGGTAAGCACACACCACCACAAAGTACTCTTCCAAGACATTATTGTCACATGTGATgcaaaaaaaggtcaaatattgTTCAAGATCATGTCCTTCTGCTTTGTAGGGTTTACATCGTGAAGAGAATCAGAGGTCGGCCCCTACCGACCCCAGCAGACTCCTTCCTGAAGAATGTAAATTTCCAGGTGAGCTCATCAAAtatgcttttcttttgtgtgcaaAACTTGTGCTAATTAGGTTTTGCTGCAAACACACTTGATTTACAGTGGAATTGTTTTAAGGTGAGACACTACAGGAAAGAACATGCACTTGTCAATTTTGAGATTTGGGAAATTGAGCTTCCATAACTATCAGACTAGTGGAAACAAAACATCCACAATTacacatcagagtgtgtgtttataactgtgtgtgtagatttaaactctccacagctacattacataacgcctcatgtacatattaaacacttgtaatataaacttgtgttgatgtgagtcatgaagtggggaagcttcatgatatctgttagttacatgtatgaccctgttcacctgtagtgtgtacaacatgtatgactctgttcacctgtagtgtgtacaacatgtatgactctgttcacctgtagtgtgtacaacatgtatgactctgttcacctgtagtgtgtacaacatgtatgactctgttcacctgtagtgtgtacaacatgtatgactctgttcacctgtagtgtgtacaacatgtatgactctgttcacctgtagtgtgtacaacatgtatgactctgttcacctgtagtgtgtacaacatgtatgactctgttcacctgtagtgtgtacaacatgtatgaccctgttcacctgtagtgtgtacaacatgtatgaccctgttcacctgtagtgtgtacaacatgtatgactctgttcacctgtagtgtgtacaacatgtatgactctgttcacctgtagtgtgtacaacatgtatgactctgttcacctgtagtgtgtacaacatgtatgactctgttcacctgtagtgtgtacaacatgtatgactctgttcacctgtagtgtgtacaacatgtatgactctgttcacctgtagtgtgtacaacatgtatgaccctgttcacctgtagtgtgtacaacatgtatgaccctgttcacctgtagtgtgtacaacatgtatgactctgttcacctgtagtgtgtacaacatgtatgaccctgttcacctgtagtgtgtacaacatgtatgactctgttcacctgtagtgtgtacaacatgtatgaccctgttcacctgtagtgtgtacaacatgtatgactctgttcacctgtagtgtgtacaacatgtatgactctgttcacctgtagtgtgtacaacatgtatgactctgttcacctgtagtgtgtacaacatgtatgaccctgttcacctgtagtgtgtacaacatgtatgactctgttcacctgtagtgtgtacaacatgtatgactctgttcacctgtagtgtgtacaacatgtatgactctgttcacctgtagtgtgtacaacatgtttgactctgttcacctgtagtgtgtacaacatgtttgaccctgttcacctgtagtgtgtacaacatgtatgactctgttcacctgtagtgtgtacaacatgtatgaccctgttcacctgtagtgtgtacaacatgtatgactctgttcacctgtagtgtgtacaacatgtatgactctgttcacctgtagtgtgtacaacatgtatgaccctgttcacctgtagtgcgtacaacatgtttgaccctgttcacctgcacCAGCAGGATGAACAGGACACGTAGGCTGTGAAaccagacagaaagaaaatgtctCACTCGTCACTGCAGAGAATagagacacaaacactttcTGGGGATTTAAAGACTATTTAAAAGCAGTTTCCTGCAGATTTATACCCTCATAATctaattcaaatgtatattcttCTCCCCCTTGTTTGACCTTTTCTCCTCCAGAATTGGTTGAGCCCTCACTTCACCGGTGAATACTCCCTCTTTAAACCCGAGGAAATTGTCTCTGTGGAGGTGACCTCCGGTGTGGATGCTGTGGTGCCCTGCGGACCAGAGGAGGCACTGCTACCAAAGATGAGAAGTGAAAGCAGCTCCAACTTCTCCAACCCCAGCTACTCCAAGctgtgtcctcctcctcctcctcctcctcctcctcctcctgtgtccTCGCTCACTGCAGGGAACCTGGCGCCCTGTGTCGCTGATACACCTTACGGGCCTTTATGTAGTCAAGTTGAAGGTAGAAATGTAGAACCAGACAGGGATGAAGTGAGATGGAAAGAAGTGGAACTCCGGCAGTTGCTCTCTAAAGCGAGCAACGACAGTGAGGCTGTGCCGGTAATCTCCGATTACAAGAAGATGGAGAAGCTCCCGGTCGAGCGCTTCAGGCTCCAGAGTCTAGATTCAGGCATGTGCAGCGGCGAGGAGGTCAGTCAAGAGAGCCTGGAGGCAGACAGCATCAATGTGACTGACGAGGGGCCTGAAGGCGAGGAGGAGAGGGTGGGAGGGAGTGGGGAAAAAGTCGATTTTCACAAGTTCTTTGGAGGCCGTGAAGGCATTCAGGTTTGTTCTGGTTACGAGCAGGTCCACAAGCTGCAGGCTGACAGTCCCGAGCTCTGCAGCCTGGATTCAGGCGTCGGCTTCGGGTTCAAGGAGCAGCTGGGTCAGGAGGAGAGCCTGGAGGAGAGCCTGGAGGAGAGCCTAGAGGAGAGCCTGGAGGAGAGCCTGGAGGAGAGCCTGGAGGAGAGCCTGGAGGAGAGCCTGGAGGAGAGCCTGGAGGAGAGCCTGGAGGAGAGCCTGGAGGACGTTGATCAGTCTTCTGAATCCACACGCCTCCTGTTTCCTCCTCCCAGCACAGCACCGTGCTCCTTGCCCTCTTTCACACCACTGCCTCTGGACTCCTCTGCTTCAGGTCCAGACCTGCGACCTCTGCGAGGTCTCTTAGTTGAGAGAACTGCTCAAATATGGAGCAGCAGGTCAGTAGAGCCCTCTGGTGATGGATACATGCCAGTGACACAGTAACAgagcagaacacaataattatatttatttctgtatttactgttatattttcaaaacaaatgacGACTTGCGCATTAGCAGGGATGCAGGTGTTGTTACGTAACGTGATATTAAAACTACAGAGTGACGGATTTGTGCTATATTTTTATACAGgctcacaaaaacatttttaatagcaTATATGTGAATGTGACTGTTGTATTGCATATTATAAACTTATTGTGAAGCTATacttgcatttctttctttttataagCTCATATAATTCATTTCTCTGCTAAttccagaaaagaaaaataagtatcTGAGGTAAGAACATTGTTTAGTGCAGGAGGTAAActctgctcctctgtgcagCCGACTCGCTTCATGGTCCGCTGGGACTTCTTGTTTGTATGCAGGGTGAAATGAACTCTGGGAAACGAGTGCGTAAACAGCCAGACTTCATTCCCATTAGAGTTCCTTGTGCAGGGGCGTGTGAGCATCACTGTTGCTAGGTAACGATGAGTGTACCTGTACTTATCTGACTCACTGCTGCACGTAGGATCGTAAACCAGCCACAGGTTGTGACTTGGTGTTTAGGTTTTATTCTGTAGAACTTGAAATATCTCTGAGCGACGGACGTTATCGATTGACCTTTCTCTACCTTTGGACTTACAAACAGAGCGGGAGCCGTTCTCTGTGTGTTGGAGCAACATGTCTGCTCGTGTGCTCGCCAGAGATGCAAAATAAAAGCTGCTAAATTGTAGATTCATCAATGAGCACAAAAGGACAGTGAGATGATCTTTCACGGAACAAAGGAGTGACGCAATGGCGCTCGGGCACGGCTCCAAGAAATCTGTTTCATGCGAGGCGGGGGTCAGTCCTGCTTCTCTGAACACTGGGGTCAGTAATGCTGCTGCTAAATATCTTCAGTCGGATACTatcaatcatatatatatatatatatatatatatatatatatatatatatatatatatatatatatatatatatatatcttctggTACATTCTCACATGTTTTACATACAAATCTTAATTTGTGAAGTTGTGAGATAAATGTGgtgtaataaatataataaataaatataaaagag encodes:
- the LOC115005484 gene encoding uncharacterized protein LOC115005484, which translates into the protein MERNKKTPLLCLLHALLYVCAVGEECPSVPDNTLTDLTCYTDYNRTVECMWNSTMSDNVCKIHTKREKSKFGKSSCTLEPVDGGSTLKKCTLTYGRDRNFNFFIVLSLNLSCNHGEQRLSMLYRPACHIKLNPPRLPYINYTTISWLPHGTKNDKISGYESQLQWKQEDQSWSDASVQKNRKFLTSIWDCTAELDPDLLIQGGRYEARVRVKASEMYTASTWSEWSPTASWVSPIGRTKAAPSSDLAWRVFGFVAGATAFAVFLVVMRFKTDTTTWVYIVKRIRGRPLPTPADSFLKNVNFQNWLSPHFTGEYSLFKPEEIVSVEVTSGVDAVVPCGPEEALLPKMRSESSSNFSNPSYSKLCPPPPPPPPPPPVSSLTAGNLAPCVADTPYGPLCSQVEGRNVEPDRDEVRWKEVELRQLLSKASNDSEAVPVISDYKKMEKLPVERFRLQSLDSGMCSGEEVSQESLEADSINVTDEGPEGEEERVGGSGEKVDFHKFFGGREGIQVCSGYEQVHKLQADSPELCSLDSGVGFGFKEQLGQEESLEESLEESLEESLEESLEESLEESLEESLEESLEESLEESLEDVDQSSESTRLLFPPPSTAPCSLPSFTPLPLDSSASGPDLRPLRGLLVERTAQIWSSRSVEPSGDGYMPVTQ